From the genome of Papaver somniferum cultivar HN1 chromosome 2, ASM357369v1, whole genome shotgun sequence, one region includes:
- the LOC113350230 gene encoding peptide methionine sulfoxide reductase-like, translating to MKLKHTTKSNPSSKLWCIYIYTVLILPTILFVLYCRHHHTMSNHNSNPASQPDLDQPDAPGLKLAQFGAGCFWGVELAFQRVEGVVKTEVGYSQGHIPDPTYKLVCTGTTNHSEVVRIHYDPNLCPYTNLLSLFWSRHDPTTLNRQGGDVGTQYRSGIYYYDGDQEKLARESMEIKQNETKNHKIVTEILPAKKFYRAEEYHQQYLEKGGGRGCKQSANKGCNDPIRCYG from the exons ATGAAGCTTAAACATACAACAAAGTCCAACCCCAGCTCCAAGTTGTGGTGCATCTATATTTATACAGTTCTCATTCTCCCAACAATATTGTTTGTATTGTATTGTCGTCATCATCATACAATGTCAAATCACAATAGCAATCCAGCTTCACAACCAGATCTTGATCAACCTGATGCACCGGGTTTGAAATTGGCACAATTTGGAGCAGGATGTTTCTGGGGTGTAGAACTTGCTTTCCAAAGAGTTGAAGGTGTTGTGAAGACAGAAGTTGGGTATTCTCAAGGTCATATTCCTGACCCAACTTATAAATTGGTTTGCACAGGAACTACTAATCATTCTGAAGTTGtgagaattcattatgatcctaATCTCTGCCCCTACACCAATCTCCTCTCTCTCTTTTGGTCTCGTCATGATCCTACTACCCTCAATCGCCAG GGTGGAGATGTAGGAACACAATACAGGTCAGGGATCTATTACTACGATGGAGATCAGGAAAAGTTGGCACGGGAATCAATGGAAATTAAGCAGAATGAGACGAAGAATCATAAGATAGTTACTGAAATATTACCAGCTAAGAAATTTTACCGAGCTGAAGAATATCATCAGCAATATCTTGAAAAAGGTGGAGGAAGAGGTTGCAAACAATCTGCAAACAAGGGTTGTAATGATCCAATCAGGTGTTATGGTTAG
- the LOC113350229 gene encoding D-cysteine desulfhydrase 2, mitochondrial-like, translating into MKLHRLSRNPANLITKLEFRSRVSPIKYQGISRLKQWDRTFMSEFLDRRWALTSPDTKIHRVKLNIDELQQQTEENETCGYSFLNDTRPSLGYDMMKERQGPSFYVVRDDLLHPLVNGNKARKLDGLLPLIEDYRVTDVVTCGGCQSAHAAAVAVSCAERGLASHLLLRGEQPDIPTGYNLITTMYGNAIYVPRSLYAKREEMLSGHADFVAGSTGSVIWFSDILNESFTTKNSKEANSVPVYSKCVISGSNAENRQRKVIIINEGAGDFAGLLGFIRLVEYLSQDHIFGKEQPLKIVVDCGTGTTAVGLGLGAICFGLPWEITGVMLADTIEGYRKQEKRLISDFKRFCCSQEMDQSLSGANDSIVHWVDRTNPRKFGNVLKGEIETCQKIAQQSGILLDPVYTLAAWEQAIRLCRREASSSKGDAKVLMLHTGGTLGMFGLAQRYKSSFYTLKK; encoded by the exons ATGAAACTTCATCGTCTATCCAGAAATCCTGCAAATCTCATCACGAAATTGGAATTTCGTTCAAGGGTATCTCCCATAAAATACCAG GGTATTTCCCGTTTGAAGCAATGGGATAGAACATTTATGTCGGAATTTCTCGACAGAAGGTGGGCGTTGACGAGTCCAGATACAAAAATTCACCGAGTAAAGCTAAATATTGATGAGCTTCAACAACAGACTGAAGAAAATGAAACATGTGGATATTCTTTTTTAAATGATACTAGACCATCTTTGGGTTATGATATGATGAAGGAAAGACAAGGCCCGTCGTTTTATGTTGTGCGAGATGATTTGTTGCATCCCCTTGTGAATGGTAACAAAGCGAGAAAGTTGGATGGATTGCTTCCTCTAATAGAAGATTATCGTGTTACTGATGTG GTTACCTGTGGAGGTTGTCAAAGTGCACATGCAGCAGCTGTTG CTGTTTCTTGTGCTGAGAGAGGACTAGCGTCACATTTACTACTACGTGGAGAACAACCTGATATTCCAACAGGCTACAATCTGATAACCACGATGTATGGAAATGCCATATATGTTCCAAGATCTCTGTATGCTAAAAGGGAAGAGATGCTCAGTGGGCATGCTGATTTTGTGGCAGGAAGCACTGGTTCTGTGATATGGTTTAGTGATATTCTTAACGAATCTTTTACCACCAAAAATTCTAAGGAAGCAAACTCTGTGCCGGTTTATTCTAAGTGTGTCATCTCAGGGTCAAATGCTGAAAATCGTCAAAGAAAGGTTATCATTATAAATGAGGGTGCAGGGGATTTTGCTGGATTATTAG GTTTCATTCGCCTCGTGGAGTACTTGTCTCAAGATCATATATTTGGGAAAGAACAACCCTTGAAAATTGTTGTTGATTGTGGGACTGGAACCACAGCTGTTGGTTTAGGCCTCGGAGCTATTTGTTTTGG CTTGCCGTGGGAGATAACTGGAGTGATGTTGGCTGATACTATCGAGGGTTACAGGAAGCAAGAAAAGCGCTTAATATCTGATTTCAAAAGGTTTTGTTGCTCTCAAGAAATGGATCAATCATTAAGTGGTGCTAATGACAGCATTGTGCATTGGGTAGACAGAACGAATCCAAGAAA ATTTGGCAATGTCTTGAAAGGAGAAATAGAGACATGCCAGAAAATTGCTCAGCAAAGCGGTATTCTGCTGGACCCTGTCTACACCCTGGCAGCTTGGGAACAAGCGATTCGTCTTTGCAGAAGAGAAGCTTCCTCCTCCAAAGGGGATGCCAaagttttgatgcttcatacagGTGGCACTCTTGGGATGTTTGGTTTAGCTCAAAGgtacaaatcttctttctatacgCTCAAGAAGTAA
- the LOC113352587 gene encoding protein MAIN-LIKE 1-like, with product MPSAHLKVKLRPVEAKKGTPKDGGNVLFGYKDYWACEIQNTIDHKHAIRLLRRQTSCSMNKTWSLDEECEEVQVIVKKSRLWPAVESSNIAYDRVTVSAFGERFYGETYTMLFPFGEIAITPDDSHQILGLEVAVKAVGDGFDSKISWEKIFGLTRDLFGWNQVQTESVLEVKDGHLAKKFNLRKLKAALFGTKKIFDEEGRVDLVRINATATGYFLYVLGKCIFPESSGSSVDARYVQLLYPLNEMHEYSWGTVVVTFLNNELTKASRALTAQVNGNICLFQVILSCKSFIFGK from the exons ATGCCTTCCGCTCACTTGAAGGTTAAACTGAGACCAGTTGAGGCTAAAAAAGGAACACCGAAAGATGGTggaaatgttctttttggatacaaagactacTGGGCATGTGAAATCCAAAATACCAtt gatcacaagcatgccatccGTCTCTTGAGGCGCCAAACTTCATGTTCAATGAATAAAACTTGGTCACTTGACGAGGAATGTGAGGAGGTGCAAGTGATTGTCAAGAAATCCaggttgtggcctgcggtggagagttcgaatatcGCGTACGACagagttaccgtatctgcatttggtgagaggttctacggagagacaTATActatgttattcccattcggtgagatagcgataactcccgatgattctCATCAAATTCTAGGTCTCGAGGTTGCGGTAAAAGCAGTCGGTGACGGGTTCGATAGTAAAATttcttgggagaagatatttggtttGACCAGAGATTTGTTTGGTTGGAATCAGGTTCAGACGGAGTCTGTACTTGAGGTGAAGGATGGTCATCTAGCTAAGAAGTTTAATCTGAGGAAGTTGAAGGCTGCATTATTTGGGACCAAGAAAATCTTTGATGAGGAAGGAAGGGTGGActtggtgcgaatcaatgctaccgcaACAGGTTATTTTCTATACGTCCTAGGCAAATGTATCTTCCCTGAAAGTTCCGGAAGCTCGGTCGACGCCAGGTATGTTCAACTATTGTATCCCTTAAACGAGATgcatgagtattcttggggtactgtcGTGGTCaccttcttgaacaatgagttgacaaaggcTTCAAGGGCACTCACTGCACAAGTCAACGGAAatatatgtctcttccaggtaattttatcgTGTAAATCATTTATATTCGGAAAATGA